A genome region from Manihot esculenta cultivar AM560-2 chromosome 5, M.esculenta_v8, whole genome shotgun sequence includes the following:
- the LOC110615289 gene encoding pectinesterase inhibitor 9, giving the protein MANLSLPSSLLLLFVLCISGTAESAFVRRSHARAYIEASCRSTRYPALCIKYLSGFANSTIQNPQQLAQAALLASLYRARYTRSYMLKVTTELKATKAKEYQAVKDCLDQIDDSVQQLSQSIRELRRFGGHEESENSEDVFWHISNVESWTSAALTDASNCAEQFRGRKMNKLKATIKGKVLNVAQATSNALALFHRYASRYRTTATANNKA; this is encoded by the coding sequence ATGGCCAATCTCAGTCTTCCCTCATCACTGCTCCTCCTCTTCGTCCTTTGCATTTCAGGCACGGCGGAATCTGCCTTTGTCAGACGCTCCCATGCACGGGCCTACATCGAGGCCTCATGTCGGTCCACCCGCTATCCAGCTTTGTGCATCAAGTACCTCTCTGGTTTTGCAAACTCAACTATTCAAAATCCACAACAGTTGGCCCAAGCTGCCTTATTGGCGAGCTTGTATAGGGCGCGGTACACAAGATCATACATGTTAAAGGTGACAACAGAACTGAAAGCAACGAAAGCTAAGGAGTACCAAGCGGTAAAAGATTGCTTAGACCAAATAGATGATAGCGTGCAGCAACTTAGCCAGTCGATTAGAGAGCTACGTCGCTTTGGAGGCCATGAAGAATCTGAGAATAGCGAAGACGTGTTTTGGCACATAAGTAATGTCGAGTCATGGACGAGCGCCGCTCTGACGGATGCTAGCAATTGCGCTGAACAGTTTCGAGGGAGAAAAATGAACAAATTAAAAGCCACGATTAAGGGCAAAGTTTTGAATGTGGCACAGGCCACCAGCAATGCATTAGCTTTGTTTCACCGGTATGCGTCTAGGTATAGAACAACTGCCACTGCCAATAATAAGGCATAA
- the LOC110615286 gene encoding tubulin-folding cofactor D — MVAVVEETLRKEETAVEEEDDEHECKERVLQKYFLQEWKVVKSLLENIVSNGRVSDPSSVHRIRSIMDKYQQEGQLLEPYLESVVSPLMSIVRSKTIELGVTSDEILEVIKPICIIIYCLVTVCGYKAVIKFFPHQVSDLELAVSLLEKCHDKASATSLRQESTGEMEAKCVILLWLSILVLVPFDISSVDSSIANSSDLGELELAPLVLKILKFSKDYLSNAGPMRTMAGLLLSKLLTRPDMTKAFTSFNAWAHEVLSSGKDDVMSHFQLLGVVEALAAIFKAGGRKVLMDVVPILWNDVSSLVKSGTAARSPLLRKYLMKLTQRIGLTCLPHRSPAWCYVGRTSSLGAHVSLTVSKRPDQWSPVANMYPTKAEETSNDMQDEDMDVPEIVEEIIEILLSGLRDTDTVVRWSAAKGIGRITYRLTSVLSEEVLSSVLELFSRGEGDGSWHGACLSLAELARRGLLLPANLPKVVPFIVKALHYDIRRGPHSIGSHVRDAAAYVCWAFGRAYYHTDMREVLEQLAPHLLTVACYDREVNCRRAAAAAFQENVGRQGNYPHGIDIVNTADYFSLSSRVNSYLHVAVSIVQYEGYLYPFAEELLYNKIGHWEKGLRELAAEALSSLVRYDPEFFASYVLGKLIPCTLSTDLCMRHGATLASGEIVLALHQCAYALATDKQKDVAGIVSAIEKARLYRGKGGEIMRSAVSRFIECISLCHLTLPEKIKWGLLDTLNDNLRHPNSQIQNAAVRALERFVRAYLVSAKCETESGVTAKYLEQLTDQNVAVRRGSALALGVLPYECLADRWKHVLLKLCSSCAIEDNPEDRDAEARVNAVKGLISVCKTLTQARECSDICSGEDHMSVCQVIKNEVMSSLFKALDDYSVDNRGDVGSWVREAAMEGLETCTYILCVMDSNRKSYGVESPLEMPEGAGNGRMIPFFDANLASCLIQGIVKQAVEKMDKIREAAAKVLQRILYNETIFVPFIPLREKLEEIVPNEAHLKWGVPSFSYPRFIKLLQFSCYSRAVLSGLVISIGGLQDSLRKASISALLDYIQAVDSEDPKERMSREYTLSADIIWVLQQYKKCDRVIIPTLKTIEILFSKKIFLNMEVHTPIFCNGVLDSIAIELKGSKDFSKLYAGIAILGYIASLLEHVNTRAFSHLLTFLCHRYPKIRKASAEQVYLVLLQNGNLVPEERMEKALEIISDTSWDGDIEAAKHRRSELCEIAGLDLGELVGSRDIVSNKDREKRRVADENASYSSLVGSTGF; from the exons ATGGTGGCGGTGGTAGAGGAGACACTCAGGAAGGAGGAAACGGCAGTGGAAGAAGAAGACGATGAGCACGAATGCAAGGAGAGGGTTTTGCAGAAGTACTTCTTGCAGGAATGGAAGGTTGTTAAATCTCTCCTTGAAAACATCGTTTCCAATGGCCGCGTCTCCGATCCCTCTTCCGTCCACAGAATTCGATCCATT ATGGACAAGTATCAGCAAGAGGGACAGCTACTGGAGCCTTACTTAGAGAGCGTAGTCTCTCCTTTGATGTCGATTGTGCGTAGTAAAACAATTGAATTAGGGGTCACTTCGGATGAGATACTTGAAGTAATCAAACCCATTTGCATCATTATCTATTGCCTGGTTACTGTTTGTGGATACAAGGCGGTTATCAAGTTCTTTCCACATCAAGTTTCTGATTTGGAACTCGCAGTTTCTCTTTTGGAGAAGTGCCATGATAAGGCTTCAGCTACGTCTTTGCGGCAGGAAAGTACAGGAGAGATGGAAGCAAAATGTGTGATACTTCTGTGGCTTTCAATTCTTGTATTAGTTCCGTTTGATATATCCTCTGTTGATTCTAGTATTGCAAATAGTAGTGATCTTGGTGAACTTGAGCTTGCccctcttgttttgaagattttaaaattCTCTAAAGATTACCTATCCAATGCGGGTCCCATGCGCACCATGGCTGGACTTCTGCTATCTAAGCTTCTAACCCGTCCCGACATGACAAAGGCCTTTACCAG CTTTAATGCATGGGCACATGAAGTATTATCTTCTGGCAAAGATGATGTCATGTCGCACTTTCAGTTACTAGGTGTTGTGGAGGCACTGGCTGCTATTTTCAAG GCAGGTGGTCGGAAAGTGTTGATGGATGTTGTTCCCATTCTTTGGAATGATGTTTCATCATTAGTCAAGTCTGGTACTGCAGCTCGTAGTCCTTTGCTTCGTAAGTATTTGATGAAGTTAACTCAGCGGATAGGACTGACTTGCCTCCCCCATCGTTCACCAGCATGGTGTTATGTG GGCAGAACTAGCTCACTTGGAGCGCATGTTTCTCTTACTGTATCTAAAAGACCTGATCAATGGAGTCCTGTTGCAAACATGTACCCCACCAAAGCAGAAGAAACTTCAAATGACATGCAAGATGAAGATATGGATGTTCCAGAAATTGTAGAAGAAATCATTGAGATATTACTTTCTGGATTAAGAGATACG GACACCGTTGTGCGTTGGTCTGCTGCAAAAGGTATAGGCCGCATAACTTACCGTTTGACATCTGTCCTCTCAGAAGAGGTCTTGTCCTCTGTTTTGGAGCTGTTTTCACGTGGAGAA GGTGATGGTTCTTGGCATGGAGCTTGTTTGTCATTGGCTGAACTAGCACGTAGAGGGTTGCTATTGCCTGCCAATCTTCCCAAAGTTGTACCTTTTATTGTGAAG GCACTGCATTATGACATTCGAAGAGGTCCGCATAGTATTGGGTCTCATGTACGTGATGCTGCTGCCTACGTGTGTTGGGCATTTGGGCGGGCGTATTATCACACTGATATGAGAGAAGTATTGGAGCAGCTTGCTCCACACTTGTTAACAGTGGCATGCTATGACCGAGAG GTCAATTGCAGAAGAGCAGCAGCAGCTGCTTTTCAGGAGAATGTTGGAAGACAAGGCAATTATCCACATGGCATTGACATAGTGAATACTGCAGACTATTTTTCACTTTCATCACGAGTAAACTCATACCTCCATGTTGCTGTCTCCATTGTTCAGTATGAAGGATACCTATATCCATTTGCAGAAGAACTGTTGTATAACAAAATTGGTCACTGG GAGAAAGGCTTGAGAGAACTTGCTGCAGAGGCCCTCTCCTCTCTTGTCAGATATGATCCAGAATTTTTTGCTAGCTATGTTTTGGGGAAATTGATCCCTTGTACTCTATCCACTGATCTATGCATGCGTCATGGTGCAACCTTGGCTTCAGGGGAAATTGTTTTGGCTTTACATCAATGTGCTTACGCACTTGCCACTG ATAAACAGAAAGATGTAGCTGGTATAGTTTCTGCTATAGAAAAAGCACGTCTTTATCGTGGGAAGGGTGGAGAGATAATGCGTTCTGCTGTTTCCCGCTTCATTGAGTGCATCTCCTTGTGTCATTTGACATTACCAGAAAAGATAAAGTGGGGTTTACTTGATACTCTTAATGATAATTTGAGGCATCCTAATTCTCAAATACAG AATGCTGCTGTTAGAGCTCTTGAGCGCTTTGTGCGAGCATACCTTGTCAGTGCAAAATGTGAGACTGAAAGTGGTGTAACAGCAAAATACCTGGAACAGTTGACTGATCAAAACGTTGCTGTAAGAAGAGGATCTGCATTAGCACTAGGTGTTTTACCATATGAATGTTTGGCTGATCGGTGGAAACATGTCCTTTTGAAGCTTTGTAGCTCTTGTGCAATTGAG GACAACCCTGAGGACAGAGATGCTGAGGCACGAGTAAATGCTGTCAAAGGACTCATTTCAGTGTGTAAGACATTAACTCAGGCGAGAGAATGTTCTGATATTTGTTCTGGAGAGGACCACATGTCTGTGTGTCAAGTTATCAAGAATGAAGTGATGTCAAGCTTATTTAAAGCTCTTGATGATTATTCCGTTGATAACAGAGGTGATGTTGGTTCTTGGGTTCGTGAGGCTGCTATGGAAGGCCTTGAGACATGTACATATATCCTCTGTGTCATGGATTCCAATAGAAAATCCTATGGAGTTGAATCTCCGTTAGAGATGCCTGAAGGAGCTGGGAATGGAAGAATGATCCCCTTTTTTGATGCAAATCTTGCCAGCTGTTTGATTCAAGGAATTGTTAAGCAAGCTGTAGAGAAGATGGATAAAATAAGAGAAGCTGCAGCAAAGGTTCTCCAAAGAATATTGTATAACGAGACAATATTTGTCCCATTCATACCGCTGAGGGAAAAGCTAGAAGAAATTGTTCCTAATGAAGCACATTTAAAATGGGGG GTACCCTCCTTTTCATATCCTCGATTTATAAAATTGCTTCAATTTAGTTGTTATAGTAGAGCAGTGCTGTCAGGCTTGGTTATTTCAATTGGTGGATTGCAAGATTCTTTACGGAAGGCATCAATCTCTGCGTTGTTGGACTATATTCAAGCAGTTGACTCTGAAGACCCTAAGGAGAGAATGTCAAGAGAATATACGTTATCAGCTGACATCATTTGGGTGCTCCAACAGTACAAGAAATGTGATAGAGTCATTATACCTACTCTAAAG ACAATTGAGATTCTTTTCAGCAAAAAGATATTCTTGAACATGGAG GTTCATACTCCAATCTTCTGCAATGGTGTGTTGGATTCTATTGCTATTGAATTGAAAGGGTCTAAGGATTTCTCAAAGCTATATGCTGGCATTGCAATTCTTGGATATATTGCTTCACTTCTGGAGCATGTAAACACTCGGGCATTCTCTCATCTTCTTACTTTTCTTTGCCATCGATATCCCAAG ATTAGGAAAGCTTCTGCCGAGCAAGTTTACCTTGTACTCTTGCAAAACGGGAATCTTGTTCCAGAGGAGAGGATGGAGAAAGCCCTTGAAATTATATCCGACACTAGCTGGGATGGTGACATTGAGGCTGCAAAGCATCGGAGGTCAGAATTGTGTGAGATTGCAGGCCTGGATCTGGGAGAACTTGTTGGCAGCAGAGATATAGTATCAAACAAGGACAGGGAGAAGAGGCGTGTGGCTGATGAAAATGCTTCGTATTCCTCGCTTGTTGGATCGACTGGGTTCTGA
- the LOC110615288 gene encoding probable pectinesterase/pectinesterase inhibitor 36 — translation MSTSFTIFFLILTMTTSSAMSLQLDGFETIQMAQTQILQIRKWVQSMGDELSRPLNHAGMAFSDCVKLYSESEFRLSQLLLNENETHDDTRMWLSGVLTNHRTCLNGLNEKGFDEIQLVTHNLTFWLNKALALQTQGSSIRKGVPRRPQDNQVGGTLTSWSPTTSKADFVVANDGSGTHRKINDVIAALKKFGSKRTRRVIIYVKAGVYNEKIEIDHSVKNVMLVGDGIDRTIITGNRNVADGDTTFGSATVGVSGDGFWARDITFENTAGPYKAQAVALRASSDFSVFYRCSFKGYQDTLYVLTMRQFYRDCRIYGTIDFIFGNAAVVFQNCDIFIRRPNHGQGNFITAQSRDGPHENTGISVHKSRIRPTPEFAAVENSFRTYLGRPWREYSRTVFMETDIDGLVDPKGWGEWHGNFALSTLFYAEYKNTGMGSSTARRVNWPGFHVFNSPQEAGPFCVGKLIQGESWIPVTGVPFQLGV, via the exons ATGTCCACTAGTTTCACCATCTTCTTCCTTATACTAACCATGACTACCTCATCGGCCATGTCCCTTCAGCTCGATGGATTCGAGACGATTCAAATGGCCCAAACTCAAATTCTGCAAATTCGAAAATGGGTTCAGTCAATGGGTGATGAATTGAGCCGGCCGTTGAATCATGCTGGTATGGCTTTCAGCGACTGTGTTAAGCTTTATAGTGAAAGTGAATTTCGACTCTCACAATTGCTTCTCAATGAGAATGAGACCCATGATGATACTCGCATGTGGCTCAGTGGTGTGTTAACTAATCATAGAACCTGCTTGAATGGCTTGAACGAGAAAGGATTTGATGAGATTCAACTAGTGACTCACAATTTGACATTTTGGCTCAATAAAGCCTTAGCTTTGCAAACGCAAGGAAGTAGCATAAGGAAAg GAGTACCACGAAGACCACAAGACAATCAGGTAGGGGGAACTCTAACATCATGGTCTCCTACAACGTCGAAGGCAGACTTCGTAGTAGCAAATGATGGTTCTGGTACTCACAGAAAAATTAACGATGTTATAGCTGCACTTAAAAAATTCGGTAGCAAGAGAACCCGACGAGTAATAATCTACGTGAAAGCAGGAGTTTATAATGAGAAGATAGAAATTGATCATTCAGTTAaaaatgtgatgcttgtgggcGATGGCATCGATAGAACCATCATAACGGGTAATCGAAATGTTGCAGATGGCGATACCACCTTTGGCTCAGCTACCGTTG GGGTGTCAGGGGATGGATTTTGGGCTAGAGACATCACATTTGAGAACACAGCTGGTCCCTATAAAGCCCAGGCGGTAGCATTAAGGGCGAGTTCAGATTTTTCAGTCTTCTACCGATGCAGCTTTAAAGGTTATCAAGACACTCTCTATGTGCTTACCATGAGGCAATTTTATCGTGATTGTCGCATATATGGCACCATTGATTTTATATTCGGCAATGCTGCAGTAGTATTTCAAAACTGCGACATCTTTATAAGGAGACCAAATCATGGCCAAGGCAACTTTATAACTGCACAATCAAGAGATGGCCCTCACGAAAATACAGGAATTTCTGTACATAAATCAAGAATTAGGCCAACTCCAGAATTTGCTGCAGTTGAAAATTCATTTAGAACTTATCTAGGCAGGCCGTGGAGGGAGTATTCAAGAACCGTGTTTATGGAGACAGACATTGATGGTCTAGTTGATCCAAAGGGTTGGGGAGAATGGCATGGTAATTTTGCACTTTCAACTCTGTTTTATGCAGAATATAAGAATACAGGCATGGGCTCTTCCACTGCAAGGAGAGTGAATTGGCCTGGTTTTCATGTGTTTAATAGTCCACAAGAAGCTGGTCCTTTTTGTGTGGGTAAGCTCATACAAGGAGAGTCGTGGATCCCAGTTACTGGTGTGCCATTTCAGCTTGGCGTTTGA